A DNA window from Mastomys coucha isolate ucsf_1 unplaced genomic scaffold, UCSF_Mcou_1 pScaffold21, whole genome shotgun sequence contains the following coding sequences:
- the Etv2 gene encoding ETS translocation variant 2 isoform X1: MGLRPPWLGEKEPAREPSEQAMDLWNWDEASLQEVPPGDKLTGLEGAEFGFYFPEVALQGDTPITPRNVESCWKGFPELDWNPTLPHEEVPFQAEPVAHPLPWSRDWTDLGCNTSDPWGGASQTPGPALSSTSPSPLVGFEGATSQNPATSAGGVPSWSYPPAAWSTTNWDCSVGPSGATYWDNGLGGEAHADYKMSWGESEGSDYTTTWNTGLPECSIPFEGHQSPAFTTPSKSSQQSDRATLTQYPKTNHRGPIQLWQFLLELLHDGARSSCIRWTGNNREFQLCDPKEVARLWGERKRKPGMNYEKLSRGLRYYYRRDIVLKSGGRKYTYRFGGRVPVLAYQDDMGHLPGAEGQ, translated from the exons ATGGGGCTGAGACCCCCCTGGCTAGGAGAGAAGGAACCTGCCAGAG AACCGTCAGAGCAAGCCATGGACCTGTGGAACTGGGATGAGGCGTCACTGCAGGAAGTGCCTCCTGGGGACAAGCTGACAGGACTGG AAGGAGCGGAATTTGGTTTCTATTTCCCTGAAGTGGCTCTGCAAGGGGACACACCGATCACACCGAGGAATGTAGAAAGCTGCTGGAAAG GGTTCCCAGAGCTGGACTGGAACCCCACTTTACCTCACGAAGAAGTGCCTTTCCAGGCGG AGCCCGTTGCTCACCCCCTTCCGTGGTCTCGAGACTGGACAGACCTGGGGTGCAACACCTCGGACCCGTGGGGCGGTGCTTCACAGACGCCAGGCCCCGCCCTGTCGAGCACGAGCCCCTCCCCCCTTGTCGGCTTTGAAGGGGCGACCAGCCAGAATCCTGCCACCTCGGCGGGAGGGGTCCCCTCCTGGTCGTACCCTCCGGCCGCCTGgagcaccaccaactgggacTGTTCTGTGGGCCCCAGTGGGGCCACCTACTGGGACAATGGCCTGGGCGGGGAAGCGCATGCAGACTATAAAATGTCGTGGGGCGAGTCTGAGGGTTCGGACTACACTACCACGTGGAATACTGGGCTGCCGGAATGCAGCATCCCTTTCGAGGGGCACCAGAGTCCAGCGTTCACCACGCCCTCCAAATCAAGCCAGCAGTCTGATAGAGCCACATTGACTCAGTACCCCAAAACTAACCACCGAG gtcCCATTCAGCTGTGGCAGTTCCTCCTGGAGCTGCTCCACGACGGGGCGCGCAGCAGCTGCATCCGCTGGACGGGCAATAACCGCGAGTTCCAGCTGTGCGACCCCAAAGAG GTTGCCCGGCTGTGGGGTGAGCGCAAGAGGAAGCCGGGAATGAATTATGAGAAGCTGAGTCGGGGTCTACGTTACTATTACCGCCGCGACATCGTGCTCAAGAGCGGTGGGCGCAAGTACACATACCGCTTCGGGGGACGTGTGCCTGTCCTCGCCTATCAGGATGATATGGGGCACCTGCCAGGTGCAGAaggccaataa
- the Etv2 gene encoding ETS translocation variant 2 isoform X2: MGLRPPWLGEKEPAREPSEQAMDLWNWDEASLQEVPPGDKLTGLGAEFGFYFPEVALQGDTPITPRNVESCWKGFPELDWNPTLPHEEVPFQAEPVAHPLPWSRDWTDLGCNTSDPWGGASQTPGPALSSTSPSPLVGFEGATSQNPATSAGGVPSWSYPPAAWSTTNWDCSVGPSGATYWDNGLGGEAHADYKMSWGESEGSDYTTTWNTGLPECSIPFEGHQSPAFTTPSKSSQQSDRATLTQYPKTNHRGPIQLWQFLLELLHDGARSSCIRWTGNNREFQLCDPKEVARLWGERKRKPGMNYEKLSRGLRYYYRRDIVLKSGGRKYTYRFGGRVPVLAYQDDMGHLPGAEGQ; this comes from the exons ATGGGGCTGAGACCCCCCTGGCTAGGAGAGAAGGAACCTGCCAGAG AACCGTCAGAGCAAGCCATGGACCTGTGGAACTGGGATGAGGCGTCACTGCAGGAAGTGCCTCCTGGGGACAAGCTGACAGGACTGG GAGCGGAATTTGGTTTCTATTTCCCTGAAGTGGCTCTGCAAGGGGACACACCGATCACACCGAGGAATGTAGAAAGCTGCTGGAAAG GGTTCCCAGAGCTGGACTGGAACCCCACTTTACCTCACGAAGAAGTGCCTTTCCAGGCGG AGCCCGTTGCTCACCCCCTTCCGTGGTCTCGAGACTGGACAGACCTGGGGTGCAACACCTCGGACCCGTGGGGCGGTGCTTCACAGACGCCAGGCCCCGCCCTGTCGAGCACGAGCCCCTCCCCCCTTGTCGGCTTTGAAGGGGCGACCAGCCAGAATCCTGCCACCTCGGCGGGAGGGGTCCCCTCCTGGTCGTACCCTCCGGCCGCCTGgagcaccaccaactgggacTGTTCTGTGGGCCCCAGTGGGGCCACCTACTGGGACAATGGCCTGGGCGGGGAAGCGCATGCAGACTATAAAATGTCGTGGGGCGAGTCTGAGGGTTCGGACTACACTACCACGTGGAATACTGGGCTGCCGGAATGCAGCATCCCTTTCGAGGGGCACCAGAGTCCAGCGTTCACCACGCCCTCCAAATCAAGCCAGCAGTCTGATAGAGCCACATTGACTCAGTACCCCAAAACTAACCACCGAG gtcCCATTCAGCTGTGGCAGTTCCTCCTGGAGCTGCTCCACGACGGGGCGCGCAGCAGCTGCATCCGCTGGACGGGCAATAACCGCGAGTTCCAGCTGTGCGACCCCAAAGAG GTTGCCCGGCTGTGGGGTGAGCGCAAGAGGAAGCCGGGAATGAATTATGAGAAGCTGAGTCGGGGTCTACGTTACTATTACCGCCGCGACATCGTGCTCAAGAGCGGTGGGCGCAAGTACACATACCGCTTCGGGGGACGTGTGCCTGTCCTCGCCTATCAGGATGATATGGGGCACCTGCCAGGTGCAGAaggccaataa
- the Rbm42 gene encoding RNA-binding protein 42 → MASAMAGAGPAPGLPVAGGPVVPGPGVGIPGKSGEERLKEMEAEMALFEQEVLGAPVTGIPTAVPAVPTVEAMQVPPAPVIRPIIATNTYQQVQQTLEARAAAAATVVPPMVGGPPFVGPVGFGPADRGHLDSPEAREAMFLRRAAVAPQRAPILRPAFVPHVLQRADSALSSAAGGPRPMALRPPHQALVGPPLPGPPGPPMMLPPMARAPGPPLGSMAALRPPLEEPAAPRELGLGLGLGLKEKEEAVVAAAAGLEEASAAVAVGAGGAPAGPAVIGPSLPLALAMPLPEPEPLPLPLEVVRGLLPPLRIPELLSLRPRPRPPRPEPPPGLMALEVPEPLGEDKKKGKPEKLKRCIRTAAGSSWEDPSLLEWDADDFRIFCGDLGNEVNDDILARAFSRFPSFHKPRAAQLTPDPPPPPLFMSHHQILKTGNLSKPLTPSPLPRKHPLDLSTPIPALLLFPKAFSKPNWSLKRDRSRDQCASLKQGVQLDHAPIPAT, encoded by the exons ATGGCATCAGCGATGGCCGGAGCGGGGCCGGCTCCGGGACTCCCGGTGGCGGGAGGGCCCGTGGTCCCGGGGCCTGGTGTCGGCATCCCGGGCAAGAGCGGAGAGGAACGCTTGAAAGAAATGGAGGCGGAGATGGCCCT GTTTGAGCAAGAAGTATTGGGAGCTCCGGTGACCGGAATCCCAACTGCTGTGCCTGCGGTGCCCACGGTAGAAGCGATGCAGGTGCCCCCAGCTCCTGTGATCCGCCCAATTATCGCCACCAACACATACCAACAG GTCCAACAGACTCTGGAGGCCCGGGCAGCTGCTGCGGCCACAGTAGTCCCTCCCATGGTGGGAGGCCCTCCTTTTGTGGGCCCAG TTGGCTTTGGCCCTGCCGATCGTGGTCACCTGGATAGTCCTGAGGCTCGAGAGGCCATGTTCCTGAGGCGAGCAG cTGTGGCCCCTCAGAGGGCCCCTATCCTGCGTCCTGCCTTCGTCCCCCACGTGCTACAGAGAGCAG ATTCTGCTCTTTCTTCTGCAGCTGGTGGCCCCCGACCTATGGCCCTGAGGCCTCCACACCAGGCCTTGGTTGGACCCCCTCTGCCTGGGCCTCCTGGACCACCCATGATGCTGCCACCAATGGCTCGGGCACCTGGACCACCCCTGGGTTCTATGGCTGCTCTGAGACCTCCCCTG GAAGAGCCAGCAGCTCCTCGAGAGCTAGGCCTAGGCCTTGGTTTGGgcctgaaggagaaagaagaggcagtAGTGGCCGCAGCAGCTGGGCTAGAGGAAGCTAGTGCAGCAGTGGCAGTGGGGGCAGGAGGAGCCCCAGCTGGGCCTGCAGTCATTGGTCCCAGCCTCCCGCTGGCCCTCGCCATGCCCTTGCCTGAGCCTGAACCCTTGCCCCTCCCACTGGAGGTGGTCCGTGGCCTGCTTCCTCCGTTGCGAATTCCTGAGCTCTTGTCTCTACGTCCCCGACCTCGGCCCCCTCGGCCTGAGCCTCCTCCTGGCCTCATGGCCCTAGAG GTCCCAGAGCCACTGGGTGAAGACAAGAAGAAAGGcaagccagaaaaattgaaacgCTGCATTCGCACAGCAGCAGGGAGCAGCTGGGAGGACCCCAGTCTGCTGGAGTGGGATGCCG ATGACTTCCGGATCTTCTGCGGGGATCTGGGCAATGAGGTGAACGATGACATCTTGGCACGAGCCTTCAGCCGTTTCCCATCCTTCC ATAAGCCCAGAGCTGCCCAGCTGACCCCAgaccctcctcccccaccacttTTCATGTCACACCACCAAATCCTCAAGACGGGGAACCTGTCCAagcccctcaccccatccccactACCCCGTAAGCACCCCTTAGACCTCAGCACCCCCATCCCTGCCCTGCTCCTGTTCCCCAAGGCCTTTTCCAAGCCCAATTGGTCCCTGAAAAGGGACCGTTCCAGGGACCAGTGCGCATCCCTAAAGCAGGGGGTGCAGCTTGACCACGCCCCCATCCCtgcaacttga